A stretch of Schistocerca americana isolate TAMUIC-IGC-003095 chromosome 3, iqSchAmer2.1, whole genome shotgun sequence DNA encodes these proteins:
- the LOC124605767 gene encoding dynein regulatory complex protein 11, which produces MSHKTYNYLWSETQRTVDETTQTDIVLSAEKPQKDKKLAQVSVSELYFRYVTVVNRLDQCYDQIVQPQKRLVIRKLLDASIGRLLELKHELVNLDLSEFSYNDDVLLKLKLSPTEAEVNIPVHYRRERENEIKKRRKDMDDILKKLGFYEEEVIEEPMTEIEAVRLLQRHERARQGRLRFQFMKEIRLMKEKGKVEPQEGKATDGGSAALKIQKVWRGYITRRKMKQRKLEEMLLIGMLQPSFTETSKRQRAEEIKEIRRQLQSEYQKDYERSLVEEKEKIMSKRGATMKEEIADEIRNWYIEYEKETGKFPEIPSEESGGSALIFQRQGAESEISKSTTASSVKSKKGKKEKEKEGKKPKKDDDEEDPGFKMTPSNFLSDIMSASEEYQETWKDRDESNNPRQTADIDMIRMEKTAEVESELRKIVDQLMRKELEILQAALDRDRAKKGKKARKSAKKKGRSGKKSKKKKEKDLTPDRTLESLFEELITNGIIKKYPEIPLSSFHGEHSLAAHDLRKQGKDPPPSLGDVRQIIKEYCILPLGSNIIHQMAPLVKSLMIVGPHGSGKDMLVHAICTEVGAVFFDLSPANIVGKYPGKSGLIMLVHLVNKVSRLLQPSVIYMDGAEKPFLKKVPKTDKTDPKRLKKDLPKLVKGIAPEDQIMLLGVSHCPWECDQKALAQTYNKFVMIPPRPDYGSISSLWKELLFQFSGVNRQFDTAAMTKLSDGYTVGSILKVVQDVMTCKRVLQLRIRPLTHAELINELCKQEPVYKEEEESFMQWYAKTPIGKRKARALEIEAELKAENQTQQTKK; this is translated from the coding sequence ATGTCACATAAAACTTACAATTATCTGTGGTCTGAAACTCAGAGGACAGTAGATGAAACTACCCAGACAGATATTGTGTTGAGTGCTGAGAAGCCACAGAAAGACAAGAAATTAGCACAAGTTTCTGTTTCTGAATTATACTTCAGGTATGTAACTGTGGTAAATAGATTAGACCAGTGTTATGATCAGATAGTACAGCCACAGAAGAGACTTGTCATTCGTAAATTGCTAGATGCTTCAATTGGGCGTTTGTTGGAATTGAAACATGAGCTTGTCAACCTGGACTTATCAGAATTCAGTTATAATGATGATgttttactgaaattaaaattgtcTCCCACAGAAGCAGAAGTAAACATACCAGTACATTATAGACGAGAGagagaaaatgagattaaaaagagaagaaaagatatGGATGACATTCttaaaaaattaggtttttatgaaGAAGAAGTAATTGAAGAACCaatgacagaaattgaagctgttCGCCTGTTACAGAGACATGAAAGGGCACGCCAAGGACGACTCCGCTTTCAGTTCATGAAAGAAATTCGGCTAATGAAGGAGAAAGGGAAAGTGGAACCACAAGAAGGGAAAGCCACTGATGGTGGTTCAGCCGCTCTGAAAATTCAGAAAGTATGGCGGGGTTACATCACACggagaaaaatgaaacaaagaaaactggAAGAGATGCTCTTAATAGGGATGTTGCAGCCTAGTTTTACTGAGACCAGCAAACGACAGAGAgccgaagaaattaaagaaattaggcGTCAGCTGCAATCTGAGTATCAAAAGGACTATGAAAGGTCACTtgtggaagagaaagaaaagataaTGAGTAAAAGAGGTGCCACTATGAAGGAGGAAATTGCAGATGAAATCCGGAATTGGTATATAGAGTATGAGAAAGAGACTGGGAAGTTTCCTGAAATTCCTTCAGAAGAATCAGGAGGCTCTGCACTGATATTCCAGCGCCAAGGAGCAGAAAGTGAAATTAGTAAATCCACTACAGCCTCTTCAGTAAAGAGCAAGAAAggtaagaaggaaaaagaaaaagaaggaaagaaaccaAAAAAGGACGATGATGAAGAAGATCCAGGGTTTAAAATGACGCCATCCAATTTTCTGTCCGATATAATGTCTGCTAGTGAGGAGTACCAAGAAACGTGGAAAGACAGAGATGAGTCAAACAATCCTCGCCAAACTGCTGACATAGATATGATAAGAATGGAGAAAACAGCTGAAGTGGAGAGTGAATTGCGCAAAATAGTTGACCAGTTGATGAGAAAAGAACTGGAAATTCTTCAAGCTGCTCTAGACAGGGATCGTGCAAAGAAAGGTAAAAAGGCAAGAAAGAGTgccaaaaagaaaggaagaagtggtaaaaagagcaaaaagaaaaaagaaaaggattTAACACCTGATAGAACTTTGGAATCACTTTTTGAAGAATTGATAACAAATGGTATTATAAAAAAATATCCAGAAATTCCTCTTTCTTCATTTCATGGTGAACATTCTTTAGCTGCACACGATTTAAGGAAACAAGGAAAGGATCCACCACCTTCCCTTGGTGATGTTCGACAGATTATAAAGGAGTATTGCATTTTACCTCTAGGCTCAAATATTATTCATCAAATGGCACCACTGGTAAAATCATTAATGATAGTTGGGCCCCATGGAAGTGGAAAAGACATGTTAGTTCATGCAATATGTACAGAAGTTGGTGCAGTCTTTTTTGATTTGTCTCCAGCAAACATTGTTGGAAAGTACCCTGGAAAATCGGGTCTCATCATGTTAGTACATTTAGTTAATAAAGTCTCTCGCCTGTTGCAGCCTTCTGTTATATATATGGATGGTGCTGagaaaccatttttgaaaaaagttCCCAAAACAGATAAGACAGACCCAAAACGTTTGAAAAAAGATCTGCCAAAATTAGTAAAAGGCATTGCACCAGAGGATCAAATAATGTTGTTGGGTGTATCACATTGCCCATGGGAATGTGATCAAAAAGCCTTGGCACAAACTTACAATAAATTTGTTATGATTCCCCCACGCCCTGATTATGGTAGTATCTCATCATTGTGGAAAGAACTGTTATTTCAGTTCAGTGGAGTAAATCGTCAGTTTGACACTGCAGCAATGACTAAACTGTCTGATGGCTACACAGTAGGGTCAATATTAAAAGTAGTGCAAGATGTTATGACATGCAAAAGAGTCCTGCAACTTCGAATACGACCTCTTACACATGCTGAACTTATTAATGAACTTTGCAAACAGGAGCCAGTGTACAAAGAAGAGGAAGAATCATTTATGCAATGGTATGCCAAAACCCCTATTGGGAAGAGAAAAGCCCGAGCCCTAGAGATAGAAGCTGAGCTAAAGGCTGAGAATCAGAcgcaacaaacaaaaaaatga